From a region of the Fischerella sp. JS2 genome:
- a CDS encoding universal stress protein: MFYKILVGIDKSEIGQCVFSEALALAQKLNASLMLLHVLDPFDERYPNSIALHTDTLYPSFRPEAVNYYMSRWETLKQEGMEFLKIFYDQAIARGVTTEYTQNFGEPGRVICEVAQSWKADLIMIGRRGRRGISEFFLGSVSNYILHHAPCSVLTVQGLIHAIEPNQLTTKT, from the coding sequence ATGTTTTATAAAATTTTGGTTGGCATAGACAAATCTGAAATTGGACAATGCGTTTTTAGTGAAGCTCTCGCTTTAGCACAAAAACTAAATGCTAGTCTAATGTTGCTTCACGTTCTCGATCCTTTTGATGAGCGTTACCCAAATTCTATAGCTTTACACACAGATACTCTCTATCCTAGTTTTCGCCCAGAAGCTGTCAATTACTACATGAGTCGCTGGGAAACACTCAAACAAGAAGGTATGGAATTTTTAAAGATTTTTTATGATCAAGCGATCGCTAGAGGTGTAACAACTGAATATACCCAGAATTTTGGTGAACCAGGTAGAGTGATTTGTGAAGTAGCTCAAAGTTGGAAAGCTGACTTAATCATGATTGGTCGTCGAGGTCGTCGGGGTATCAGTGAGTTCTTCCTTGGTAGTGTAAGTAATTATATTCTGCATCACGCTCCCTGCTCTGTTTTGACAGTACAGGGATTAATTCATGCAATTGAACCAAATCAACTAACTACAAAAACTTAA
- a CDS encoding NYN domain-containing protein: protein MNFTTFSKQTNSYKLLKQRPQWQGESIMDTSIETEDLIIPDSSADTVISSHSNRGRVAIFIDGSSLFYTALQLGIEIDYAKLLCCLTEGAKLLRAFFYTGVDRNNDKQQGFLLWMRRNGYRVVTKELVQFPDGSKKANLDVEMAVDMINLVPYYDTAVLVSGDGDLAYAVNAIAYKGVRVEIVSVRSMTSDSLIDVADCFIDLDTIKQHIQKDSNSGYNYRPLSNTSVQ, encoded by the coding sequence ATGAATTTTACTACTTTTAGCAAACAGACAAATTCATATAAATTACTTAAACAAAGACCACAATGGCAGGGAGAGAGTATTATGGACACCAGTATTGAAACTGAAGATCTAATCATACCAGATTCTTCAGCAGATACAGTCATTTCCAGTCACTCAAATCGCGGTCGTGTGGCTATTTTTATTGATGGCTCAAGTCTATTTTATACAGCTTTACAACTTGGAATTGAAATTGATTATGCCAAACTACTTTGTTGCTTAACTGAGGGTGCCAAACTATTGCGTGCATTCTTCTACACTGGTGTGGATCGCAATAATGACAAACAGCAGGGTTTTCTATTGTGGATGCGTCGTAATGGTTATCGGGTAGTTACCAAAGAATTAGTCCAGTTTCCCGATGGTTCTAAAAAAGCCAATCTAGATGTAGAAATGGCTGTAGATATGATCAATTTAGTCCCTTACTACGATACTGCGGTTTTAGTGAGTGGGGATGGAGATTTAGCCTATGCTGTGAATGCGATCGCTTATAAAGGAGTACGAGTAGAAATTGTCAGCGTCCGCTCAATGACTAGTGATAGCTTAATTGATGTTGCCGACTGCTTCATTGACCTAGATACAATCAAACAACACATTCAAAAAGACTCTAATTCTGGTTACAACTACCGTCCTCTATCAAACACCAGCGTACAATAA
- a CDS encoding response regulator transcription factor translates to MDILIVEDEPEIAQLIQHSLEKEGFVCRICRDGHTALRMFQEQPPDLIVLDLMIPGLDGLEVCARIRQKPGAKDPYILMLTAKGEEIDRVIGLSTGADDYMVKPFSPRELVARVRALLRRSLRGGGQHQIYRTQHFTVDVEQRTISRQIDSQPPEILELTALEFNLLSTLISSPGRVWNRSQLIDKLWGDNFYGDERVVDTHIARLRKKIEPDPANPTFVKTVVGIGYKFEDSHVV, encoded by the coding sequence ATGGATATTTTAATCGTTGAGGATGAACCAGAAATTGCTCAGTTAATCCAACACTCTTTAGAAAAAGAAGGATTTGTTTGTCGTATCTGTCGCGACGGCCACACCGCCTTACGGATGTTTCAAGAGCAACCTCCAGACTTAATTGTTCTGGATTTAATGATTCCTGGCTTGGATGGACTGGAAGTTTGTGCCAGAATTCGTCAAAAACCGGGGGCAAAAGATCCTTACATATTGATGCTCACAGCCAAAGGTGAGGAAATAGATCGCGTTATTGGCTTATCTACTGGCGCTGATGATTATATGGTGAAACCTTTTAGCCCAAGAGAACTAGTTGCCAGAGTGCGCGCTCTTTTGCGGCGTAGTCTGCGGGGTGGGGGTCAACATCAAATTTATCGTACGCAACATTTTACAGTAGATGTAGAACAACGTACTATCAGTCGTCAGATAGATTCTCAGCCACCAGAAATTCTAGAGTTAACAGCTTTAGAATTTAATTTGTTGAGTACTTTGATCAGTAGTCCTGGTAGAGTCTGGAACCGCAGCCAGCTAATCGACAAACTTTGGGGTGATAATTTTTATGGTGATGAACGGGTGGTAGATACTCATATAGCGCGGTTGCGGAAAAAAATAGAGCCAGATCCTGCTAATCCCACTTTTGTTAAAACTGTTGTAGGCATAGGCTACAAATTTGAAGACTCTCATGTAGTGTGA
- a CDS encoding HAMP domain-containing sensor histidine kinase, with protein sequence MINKGRRSTKSLPLATRLFFSHLVVMIVGVLTLVIISKLSSPRFFVLHLQQLEKRGYRLFNVRTELVDGFEGAWRRSTIWSVIVGGTAAGGLSFWVSRRIMQGLTEMEKVTQEFAKGRLNARLPMSDIPELNRLGTSFNRMAASLEGVETRRRELIGDMTHELRTPLTVVRGYLEELADGSIEPSPEIYLRLVRETKRLERLVNDLQELSKAEAGYLPINIQSVNIRPLLESLVARFADQLLEDGPILQLESSPQLPFVLADIDRIEQVLVNLIGNAVRYTNQGKITIRAWVDDSRLWIAVIDTGMGIAPGDLPHIFERFWRADKSRDRHSGGTGIGLTISRRLVELHGGYMEVESELGVGSTFRFCLPLSSSSAQG encoded by the coding sequence ATGATTAACAAGGGTCGGCGATCAACAAAGTCCTTACCTTTGGCAACTCGCTTATTTTTCTCCCACTTGGTAGTGATGATTGTAGGGGTACTTACCCTTGTAATCATCAGTAAACTTTCTTCTCCGCGTTTTTTTGTCCTGCACTTACAGCAATTAGAAAAACGAGGTTATAGATTATTTAATGTCCGTACAGAATTAGTTGACGGATTTGAAGGTGCCTGGAGACGCAGTACTATCTGGTCAGTTATAGTCGGTGGTACAGCAGCAGGAGGATTAAGTTTCTGGGTTTCTAGGCGGATTATGCAAGGTTTAACCGAGATGGAAAAAGTTACCCAGGAGTTTGCCAAAGGAAGACTAAATGCTCGGCTACCGATGTCCGACATTCCAGAACTCAACAGACTGGGGACAAGTTTTAACCGTATGGCAGCCAGCTTAGAAGGGGTAGAAACGCGGCGACGGGAATTAATTGGAGATATGACTCATGAATTGCGGACACCCCTGACAGTAGTACGTGGTTATTTAGAAGAACTAGCTGATGGGAGTATAGAACCTTCCCCAGAAATTTATCTGCGGTTAGTTAGAGAAACTAAGCGCTTAGAACGTTTAGTAAATGATTTGCAAGAACTTTCCAAGGCAGAAGCTGGTTATTTGCCAATTAATATCCAGTCTGTAAATATACGTCCTTTATTAGAGTCACTAGTGGCTAGATTTGCCGATCAATTGCTCGAAGATGGCCCGATTCTGCAACTAGAGTCTTCACCCCAGCTACCCTTTGTCTTAGCAGATATTGATCGAATAGAACAGGTGTTAGTGAATTTAATTGGCAATGCAGTACGCTACACAAATCAAGGCAAAATTACTATCCGGGCTTGGGTTGATGACTCAAGACTCTGGATAGCAGTTATTGACACAGGTATGGGAATAGCCCCAGGAGATTTGCCTCATATATTTGAACGCTTCTGGCGAGCTGACAAATCTCGCGATCGCCACTCTGGTGGTACTGGTATCGGTTTAACTATCTCTCGCCGCTTAGTAGAGCTACATGGTGGCTATATGGAAGTAGAAAGTGAACTCGGAGTGGGTAGCACTTTTCGTTTTTGCCTACCTTTATCTTCAAGTTCAGCGCAGGGTTGA
- a CDS encoding class I SAM-dependent methyltransferase produces the protein MSNKSSQKLNKSNMHHSDQWQVRLAQVAYRFNRQYENQSFEVPAEVQAMPIYREWMSGILAAKIVSSFWEIAQPQKNQHCLDIGCGVSFLIYPWRDWQAYFYGQEISTVACNALNSRGSQLNSKLFKGVELGGAHQLNYSSDRFDLVIATGFSCYFPLEYWSAVLVEVKRVLKPGGQFVFDILNPEQPLAEDWAVLETYLGAEVFLEPVAEWEKIIKAAGGKVIARQSGELFDLYKVR, from the coding sequence ATGTCCAACAAATCGTCTCAAAAGCTTAATAAAAGCAATATGCATCACTCAGATCAATGGCAAGTGAGGTTAGCACAAGTAGCATATCGCTTTAACCGACAATATGAAAATCAATCCTTTGAAGTACCAGCAGAAGTGCAGGCAATGCCAATATATCGGGAGTGGATGAGTGGGATATTGGCGGCAAAAATAGTTTCTAGTTTTTGGGAAATAGCCCAACCACAAAAGAACCAGCACTGTTTGGATATAGGCTGCGGTGTCAGCTTTTTGATCTATCCTTGGCGAGATTGGCAAGCGTATTTTTATGGACAAGAAATCAGTACTGTAGCGTGTAATGCTCTCAATTCCCGTGGTTCGCAGTTGAACTCAAAGCTGTTCAAAGGTGTCGAGTTAGGTGGCGCTCATCAGTTAAACTACTCTAGTGATCGGTTTGACTTAGTGATTGCCACAGGATTTAGCTGCTATTTTCCACTTGAGTATTGGAGTGCTGTGTTAGTGGAAGTCAAACGGGTGTTGAAACCAGGCGGACAATTCGTCTTTGACATCCTCAATCCCGAACAACCGTTAGCTGAAGATTGGGCAGTTTTGGAAACTTATTTGGGTGCTGAGGTGTTTTTAGAGCCGGTAGCAGAGTGGGAAAAAATAATCAAAGCTGCTGGTGGTAAAGTGATTGCACGGCAATCAGGAGAACTATTCGATTTGTATAAAGTGCGTTAG
- a CDS encoding DUF3891 family protein: MIVNQHQKGWEIIYHRAHALLAAEIAGHWNAKERPIRWLETIAAISHHDDLEKEWEEKNITEAGAPLDFTLITDIDVPKIRQLTQNARYRGRWVAMMVSMHMSFLHEGNRGKLPELDEFLDEQLKNQEQWRQELNITKDDAVKAYEFFQWCDRLSLILCNRMIPVGERALEIATLSDGKRYDVMQRSDGNLTVTPWPFQEKEFTVSVEACYVEQLQFASSSELSQALQTAPIKTLEWTFVKS, translated from the coding sequence ATGATTGTGAATCAACACCAAAAGGGTTGGGAAATAATTTACCATCGCGCCCATGCTTTGCTGGCTGCCGAAATTGCGGGACATTGGAATGCAAAAGAACGTCCTATACGTTGGCTAGAGACAATTGCAGCGATTTCCCATCACGATGATTTGGAAAAAGAATGGGAAGAAAAAAACATTACTGAAGCTGGCGCACCCCTAGATTTTACTTTGATTACAGATATTGATGTGCCAAAAATACGGCAATTGACCCAGAATGCCCGCTATCGGGGACGTTGGGTAGCGATGATGGTTTCTATGCATATGAGTTTTTTACACGAAGGTAATCGTGGCAAATTACCAGAGTTAGATGAGTTTCTAGATGAACAGTTAAAGAATCAAGAGCAATGGCGTCAGGAATTAAATATTACAAAAGATGATGCTGTGAAAGCTTATGAATTTTTTCAGTGGTGCGATCGCCTCTCACTTATTCTCTGTAATCGGATGATACCTGTAGGTGAACGTGCTTTAGAGATTGCGACTTTATCAGATGGTAAGCGCTATGATGTTATGCAACGCAGCGACGGTAATCTCACTGTCACTCCTTGGCCTTTTCAGGAAAAGGAATTTACTGTGAGTGTGGAAGCTTGCTATGTGGAACAGTTGCAATTTGCAAGTAGTAGCGAACTATCTCAAGCGCTGCAAACTGCACCGATAAAAACTTTAGAGTGGACTTTTGTGAAGTCATAA
- a CDS encoding sugar ABC transporter permease, which translates to MDKLTSKNWIFINQRLTPYLFLLPALLILVLTVFWPALQAFYLSFTRYEYDLTQTPAWIGIANFRRLWVDPVFWQTLVNTMLYLVVVVPILVIAPLALAILVNQKLQGMHWFRAAYYTPVVISMVVAGIAWRWLYAENGLLNQLLKGIFPEGIPWLTSPRFALFSVMAVTVWKGLGYYMVIYLAGLQSIPSDVYEAAAIDGSDGINKHWDITVPLMKPYLALVGVISAISATKVFEEVYIMTQGGPRNSSKTIVYYLYEQAFNNLEISYACTIGLVLFLIILGLSILRLSISGASA; encoded by the coding sequence ATGGATAAATTGACATCGAAAAATTGGATTTTTATCAATCAGCGACTGACACCTTATTTATTTTTGTTGCCTGCTTTGCTAATTCTGGTACTTACTGTCTTTTGGCCCGCACTACAAGCGTTTTACCTCAGCTTTACCCGTTACGAATACGATTTAACCCAGACACCTGCATGGATTGGTATTGCTAATTTCCGCCGCCTATGGGTTGATCCTGTTTTTTGGCAAACCCTGGTAAACACTATGCTTTATCTTGTAGTTGTCGTGCCGATTTTAGTCATAGCCCCCTTAGCACTGGCAATTTTGGTCAATCAAAAACTGCAAGGAATGCATTGGTTTCGAGCTGCTTACTATACCCCCGTGGTAATTTCGATGGTAGTGGCAGGAATTGCTTGGCGATGGTTGTATGCTGAAAACGGCTTACTCAATCAATTACTCAAAGGCATTTTCCCAGAGGGAATTCCCTGGTTAACTAGTCCCCGCTTTGCCCTTTTCAGTGTTATGGCTGTGACTGTCTGGAAAGGATTAGGCTACTACATGGTGATTTATCTAGCGGGGTTGCAATCGATACCAAGTGATGTATATGAAGCAGCAGCTATAGATGGCTCTGATGGCATCAACAAACACTGGGATATCACTGTACCCTTGATGAAACCTTATCTAGCTTTAGTAGGAGTTATTTCAGCAATATCCGCTACTAAAGTATTTGAAGAAGTATACATTATGACTCAAGGCGGGCCACGTAATAGCTCAAAAACAATAGTTTATTACCTCTATGAACAAGCATTTAATAATTTAGAAATTAGCTATGCCTGTACAATTGGGCTGGTACTGTTTTTGATCATTTTAGGATTATCAATTTTACGACTATCAATTAGCGGTGCTAGTGCTTGA
- a CDS encoding thermonuclease family protein has translation MKKIVILFCLLLLVVACQPRSKSSENAQVQVKVAQVVSGQTLEVLGMGDQPNLISQVRLLGIDAPDLQQRPWGNAAKEHLQALIKGDKGDSVTLEFDVEGQDKFGRILAYVWKDKVLLNEQLVKEGQALFVGRSPNHKYDQSLERAQQWARIMGLGIWNPEKPMRFTPAEFRRQNR, from the coding sequence ATGAAAAAAATTGTAATTTTATTTTGCTTATTACTTTTAGTTGTTGCTTGTCAACCTCGAAGCAAATCTTCTGAAAATGCACAGGTACAGGTCAAAGTTGCACAGGTAGTAAGTGGGCAAACCTTAGAAGTACTTGGGATGGGCGACCAACCTAATTTAATTTCCCAAGTGCGTCTGCTGGGTATTGACGCACCGGATTTGCAACAGCGCCCTTGGGGAAATGCCGCAAAAGAACACTTGCAAGCACTAATTAAAGGAGACAAAGGAGACTCTGTGACGTTGGAGTTTGATGTGGAAGGGCAAGATAAATTTGGGCGGATTCTGGCTTATGTGTGGAAGGATAAAGTTTTGTTAAATGAACAGTTGGTGAAAGAAGGTCAGGCTTTGTTTGTAGGGCGATCGCCTAACCACAAATATGATCAAAGTTTAGAACGCGCCCAACAATGGGCAAGAATCATGGGACTGGGCATTTGGAACCCAGAAAAACCCATGCGTTTTACACCTGCTGAATTTCGCCGTCAGAATCGATGA
- a CDS encoding 2Fe-2S iron-sulfur cluster-binding protein — protein sequence MSQTYKITVHDRAKGIKHTLEVPDDRYILHSCEKQGKELPFSCRNGACTTCAVRVLKGEIYQPEAVGLSLELRQQGYALLCVSYARSDLEVETQEEDEVYELQFGRYFGKGKVRAGLPLDEE from the coding sequence ATGTCCCAGACATATAAAATCACAGTTCATGATCGCGCCAAAGGCATAAAACACACATTAGAAGTACCTGATGACCGCTACATCCTGCACAGTTGTGAAAAACAAGGGAAAGAACTGCCTTTTTCTTGCCGCAATGGGGCTTGTACCACCTGTGCTGTACGGGTGCTGAAAGGAGAAATTTACCAACCGGAAGCAGTAGGGCTATCCCTAGAATTGCGCCAGCAAGGCTATGCGCTGTTGTGTGTTAGTTATGCCCGTTCCGACTTGGAAGTAGAGACGCAAGAAGAAGATGAAGTCTATGAACTTCAGTTTGGACGCTATTTTGGCAAGGGGAAAGTGCGGGCAGGTTTGCCGTTAGATGAGGAGTAG
- a CDS encoding FAD-dependent monooxygenase gives MKKVIIIGGGIGGAATALALSRTGFEPVVYERTKQLREVGAGIALWANATHILKQLDLLEDAIRVGCLTTNYQFNSQRGKELVNVPVDGFELPVIGIHRAELHQLLWRNVPGEKFILGETFERFQRQGNQVHAYFASGLNVAGDALIGADGLRSQVRTAILGDEPPIYRNFKTWRGLTDYIPSTYRPGYIQEFLGCGKGFGFMMLGKSKMYWYAAASAPEAQPDAAIGRKKELETMYQGWFRAIPKLIAATDEANILTTDLYDRPPKQPWSQQNITLLGDAAHPMLPTMGQGACTALEDAYVVAQCLQAQPDPSIAFQQYESVRFPRTKVIVEQSLQSSKMGELKNPIAVGFRNTLMKVMGLLISNSFQSLHAYRA, from the coding sequence ATGAAAAAAGTAATCATCATCGGTGGTGGAATTGGTGGTGCTGCAACTGCGCTTGCCTTAAGTCGTACTGGTTTTGAACCTGTAGTCTATGAGCGAACCAAACAGTTGCGAGAAGTTGGGGCTGGTATTGCACTTTGGGCAAACGCAACCCACATTTTAAAGCAATTAGATTTACTCGAAGATGCGATCCGGGTTGGCTGTCTCACGACAAATTACCAATTCAATTCGCAACGAGGTAAGGAGTTAGTAAATGTGCCTGTTGATGGCTTTGAGTTGCCTGTGATCGGCATTCATCGTGCTGAATTGCATCAGCTATTGTGGCGCAATGTACCCGGTGAGAAATTTATTTTGGGAGAAACTTTTGAGCGATTTCAGCGCCAGGGTAATCAGGTTCATGCCTATTTTGCTTCAGGTTTAAACGTTGCAGGGGATGCCTTGATTGGTGCAGATGGGTTGCGATCACAAGTCAGAACTGCTATTTTAGGTGACGAACCTCCCATTTACCGCAATTTTAAGACTTGGCGTGGTTTGACTGATTATATTCCAAGTACATATCGTCCTGGTTACATTCAAGAATTTTTAGGATGCGGTAAAGGATTCGGTTTCATGATGCTCGGCAAGAGCAAAATGTACTGGTATGCAGCAGCAAGTGCGCCAGAAGCACAACCGGATGCAGCAATTGGACGTAAAAAAGAGCTTGAGACGATGTATCAGGGTTGGTTCCGAGCTATTCCTAAATTAATCGCTGCTACGGACGAAGCTAATATTTTGACTACAGATTTATATGATCGCCCTCCAAAACAGCCTTGGAGTCAACAAAATATTACCCTACTCGGTGACGCTGCCCATCCGATGCTACCTACAATGGGACAGGGCGCTTGTACAGCCTTGGAGGATGCTTATGTCGTTGCCCAATGCCTGCAAGCACAACCAGATCCAAGTATTGCTTTTCAACAGTATGAGTCTGTGCGTTTTCCACGTACTAAGGTGATCGTTGAACAATCTTTGCAATCCAGTAAAATGGGCGAATTGAAAAACCCGATAGCTGTGGGATTTCGCAATACTTTGATGAAGGTAATGGGTTTATTAATCAGCAACAGTTTCCAGTCTCTTCATGCTTACCGAGCCTAG